Proteins from a genomic interval of Yarrowia lipolytica chromosome 1E, complete sequence:
- a CDS encoding uncharacterized protein (Compare to YALI0E15378g, uniprot|Q9P4D9 Yarrowia lipolytica Multifunctional beta- oxidation enzyme hydratase-dehydrogenase-epimerase peroxisomal): MSGELRYDGKVVIVTGAGGGLGKAYALFYGSRGASVVVNDLGGDFKGDGAQAGSGKRVADVVVDEIVSKGGKAVANYDSVENGDKIVETAVKAFGSVHIVINNAGILRDISFKKMTDKDWDLVYKVHVFGAYKVTRAAWPYFRKQKYGRVISTSSAAGLYGNFGQTNYSAAKLALVGFGETLAKEGAKYNITSNVIAPLAASRMTETVMPEDILKLLKPEYVVPLVGYLTHDSVTESYGIYEVGAGYMAKIRWERGNGAVFKGDDTFTPSAILKRWDEVTSFESPTYPNGPADFFKYAEESVKRPENPQGPTVSFKDQVVIVTGAGAGIGRAYSHLLAKLGAKVVVNDFGNPQKVVDEIKALGGIAVADKNNVIHGEKVVQTAIDAFGAVHAVVNNAGILRDKSFANMDDEMWQLIFDVHLNGTYSVTKAAWPHFLKQKYGRVINTTSTSGIYGNFGQANYSAAKAGILGFSRALAREGEKYNILVNTIAPNAGTAMTASVFTEEMLELFKPDFIAPITVLLASDQAPVTGDLFETGSAWIGQTRWQRAGGKAFNTKKGVTPEMVRDSWAKIVDFDDGNSTHPTTPSESTTQILENIFNVPDEEVEETALVAGPGGPGILNKEGEPFDYTYTYRDLILYNLGLGAKANELKYVFEGDDDFQTVPTFGVIPYMGGLITTNYGDFVPNFNPMMLLHGEQYLEIRQWPIPTNATLENKAKVIDVVDKGKAALLVTATTTTNKETGEEVFYNESSLFIRGSGGFGGKSTGTDRGAATAANKPPARAPDFVKEIKIQEDQAAIYRLSGDYNPLHIDPAFAAVGNFDRPILHGLCSFGVSGKALYDQFGPFKNAKVRFAGHVFPGETLKVEGWKEGNKVIFQTKVVERGTTAISNAAIELFPKDAKL; this comes from the exons atgtctgGAGAACTAAGATACGACGGAAAGGTCGTCATTGTTACCGGTGCCGGTGGCGGTCTCGGTAAGGCATACGCCCTTTTCTACGGCTCTCGAGGAGCCTCTGTTGTTGTCAACGATCTTGGTGGCGACTTCAAGGGCGACGGTGCCCAGGCTGGCAGTGGCAAGCGA GTTGCCGATGTTGTCGTCGACGAGATTGTTTCCAAGGGAGGCAAGGCTGTTGCTAACTACGACTCTGTCGAGAACGGtgacaagattgtcgagACTGCCGTCAAGGCTTTTGGCTCCGTCCACATTGTCATCAACAACGCCGGTATTCTCCGAGATATTTCcttcaagaagatgacCGACAAGGACTGGGATCTTGTCTACAAGGTCCACGTTTTCGGTGCCTACAAGGTTACCCGAGCTGCCTGGCCTTACTTCCGAAAGCAGAAGTACGGTCGAGTTATCTCTACCTCTTCCGCTGCTGGTCTTTACGGAAACTTCGGCCAGACCAACTACTCCGCTGCCAAGCTCGCCCTGGTTGGTTTCGGTGAGACTCTCGCCAAGGAGGGTGCCAAGTACAACATTACTTCCAACGTCATCGCTCCTCTTGCTGCTTCCCGAATGACCGAGACAGTCATGCCCGAGGATATCCTCAAGCTCCTCAAGCCTGAGTACGTTGTTCCTCTGGTCGGCTACCTCACCCACGACTCTGTCACCGAGTCTTATGGTATTTACGAGGTCGGTGCTGGTTACATGGCTAAAATCCGATGGGAGCGAGGCAACGGTGCTGTTTTCAAGGGCGACGACACTTTCACCCCGTCTGCTATTCTGAAGCGATGGGATGAGGTCACCTCTTTTGAGAGCCCCACCTACCCTAACGGCCCTGCTGACTTCTTCAAATACGCTGAGGAGTCTGTTAAGCGACCCGAGAACCCCCAGGGACCTACCGTCTCCTTCAAGGACCAGGTTGTCATTGTCACTGGAGCCGGTGCTGGCATTGGCCGAGCTTACTCTCACCTCCTTGCTAAGCTTGGTGCCAAGGTCGTTGTTAACGATTTCGGTAACCCTCAGAAGGTTGTCGATGAAATTAAGGCCCTCGGTGGTATCGCCGTCGCTGACAAGAACAACGTCATCCACGGTGAGAAGGTTGTTCAGACCGCTATCGACGCCTTCGGTGCTGTCCACGCCGTTGTCAACAACGCTGGTATTCTCCGAGACAAGTCTTTCGCCAACATGGATGATGAGATGTGGCAGCTGATCTTTGATGTCCACCTCAACGGTACTTACTCCGTTACCAAGGCCGCGTGGCCCCACTTCCTTAAGCAGAAGTACGGCCGTGtcatcaacaccacctcaaCTTCTGGTATCTACGGTAACTTCGGCCAGGCCAACTACTCTGCCGCCAAGGCTGGTATCCTCGGTTTCTCCCGAGCTCTTGCTCGAGAGGGTGAGAAGTACAACATTCTTGTCAACACCATTGCCCCTAACGCTGGTACTGCCATGACTGCTTCTGTCTTCACTGAGGAGATGCTCGAGCTCTTCAAGCCCGATTTCATCGCACCCATCACCGTCCTGCTTGCTTCCGATCAGGCTCCCGTCACCGGTGATCTGTTTGAGACTGGTTCTGCTTGGATCGGACAGACTCGATGGCAGCGAGCTGGTGGTAAGGccttcaacaccaagaAGGGTGTCACCCCCGAAATGGTTCGAGACAGCTGGGCTAAGATCGTCGACTTCGATGATGGTAACTCCACCCATCCCACCACTCCCTCCGAGTCTACTACTCAGATTCTTGAGAACATCTTCAACGTGCCtgatgaggaggttgaggagacTGCTCTCGTTGCTGGTCCCGGTGGTCCCGGTatcctcaacaaggagggcGAACCTTTCGACTACACTTACACTTACCGAGACCTCATTCTTTACAACCTTGGTCTCGGTGCCAAGGCTAATGAGCTCAAGTATGTCTTCGAGGGTGATGATGACTTCCAGACCGTGCCCACTTTCGGTGTTATCCCTTACATGGGTGGCCTCATCACTACCAACTATGGCGACTTCGTTCCTAACTTCAACCCTATGATGCTTCTCCACGGTGAGCAGTACCTTGAAATCCGACAGTGGCCTATTCCTACCAATGCTACATTGGAGAACAAGGCTAAGGTCATCGATGTCGTTGACAAGGGCAAGGCTGCCCTCCTTGTCACTgctaccaccaccacgaACAAGGAGACTGGTGAGGAGGTTTTCTACAACGAGTCTTCTCTCTTCATCCGAGGCTCTGGTGGTTTCGGTGGTAAGTCTACCGGTACTGACCGTGGCGCTGCCACTGCTGCCAACAAGCCCCCTGCTCGAGCTCCTGACTTCGTTAAGGAGATCAAGATCCAGGAGGACCAGGCTGCCATTTACCGACTTTCTGGTGATTACAACCCTCTTCACATCGACCCTGcttttgctgctgttggtaACTTTGACCGACCTATTCTCCACGGTCTCTGCTCTTTTGGTGTCTCCGGTAAGGCTCTTTACGATCAGTTTGGTCCTTTCAAGAACGCTAAGGTCCGATTTGCTGGTCACGTCTTCCCTGGTGAGACCCTGAAGGTTGAGGGCTGGAAGGAGGGCAACAAGGTCATTTTCCAGACCAAGGTTGTTGAGCGAGGTACTACCGCCATCAGCAATGCCGCCATTGAGCTCTTCCCCAAGGATGCTAAGCTCTAA
- a CDS encoding uncharacterized protein (Compare to YALI0E15400g, similar to uniprot|Q04458 Saccharomyces cerevisiae YMR110c similarity to aldehyde dehydrogenase) — protein MSEFDWESILPATPLGEIEKDIQTLRQGFRSGKTLDLNFRLDQIRKLFYALYDNVDAIKEAIHKDLGRPVFETELCEISFQWGEFNNVVSNLKKWAADETVKGTTIQYTLTRPKIRKRPLGTVLIISPWNYPFVLTISPLLAALAAGNTVALKFSEMCPHTSLLLGKLCTEALDKEIFKAFQGGVPVVSEILKYKFDKIMYTGNHRVGKIILDAANKYLTPVILELGGKSPVFVTKNCQNVSLAAKRALWGKLVNAGQTCVAPDYIIVEPEVEQEFIKACQYWVEKFYRGGVDSDHKDFTHIATPGHWRRLTSMLAQTEGNIITGGNSDEKSRFLAPTVVAKVPDGDSLMNDEIFGPILPILTARSVDEGIRYVHENHDTPLAMYVFTDNASEGEYIQSQINSGGLIFNDSLVHVGCVQAPFGGVGQSGYGSYHGEDSFLAFSHRQTFMKQPHFIERPMAIRYAPYTSRKQKAVQGSLAAPSFPRTGKVDRSLLERIFGKLWFWVIVLGLGAASLKSGIFL, from the coding sequence ATGTCAGAGTTCGATTGGGAGTCAATTTTGCCGGCAACACCACTAGGTGAGATCGAGAAGGATATTCAAACCCTACGACAGGGCTTCAGGTCCGGAAAGACGCTGGATTTGAACTTCAGGCTTGACCAGATTCGTAAGCTTTTCTATGCTCTCTATGATAATGTCGATGCGATCAAAGAAGCAATTCATAAGGATCTCGGACGTCCGGTCTTCGAGACTGAACTTTGCGAGATCTCCTTTCAGTGGGGTGAATTCAATAATGTCGTTTCTAACTTGAAGAAATGGGCAGCTGATGAGACGGTGAAGGGAACCACCATTCAATACACTCTCACCCGGCCAAAGATTAGAAAGCGTCCACTTGGTACCGTCCTTATCATATCTCCTTGGAACTACCCATTTGTTCTGACCATCTCTCCCCTGCTTGCTGCTCTAGCGGCAGGAAATACGGTGGCCCTAAAGTTCTCCGAAATGTGCCCACATACATCGCTTTTGCTGGGAAAGTTGTGCACAGAGGCACTTGATAAAGAAATTTTCAAGGCATTTCAGGGAGGCGTTCCGGTAGTGTCGGAGAttctcaagtacaagttcGACAAAATCATGTACACTGGAAATCATCGAGTTGGCAAGATCATCTTGGACGCAGCTAACAAATACCTCACCCCCGTTATTTTGGAGCTTGGAGGCAAATCACCAGTCTTCGTGACTAAGAATTGCCAAAACGTATCTCTTGCTGCCAAGCGTGCTCTGTGGGGTAAACTGGTCAACGCTGGACAAACATGCGTTGCCCCCGATTACATCATCGTCGAGCCTGAGGTCGAACAGGAGTTTATCAAAGCTTGCCAGTACTGGGTTGAGAAGTTCTAccgaggtggagttgaCTCTGATCATAAGGACTTCACTCATATTGCAACACCTGGACATTGGAGACGATTGACATCCATGCTTGCCCAGACAGAGGGAAATATCATCACAGGCGGAAATTCGGACGAGAAATCACGGTTTCTTGCTCCCACAGTTGTTGCGAAAGTTCCTGATGGTGATTCTTTGATGAATGATGAGATCTTTGGCCCTATCCTGCCCATCCTGACAGCCAGATCCGTTGACGAAGGTATTCGCTATGTTCATGAGAATCACGACACTCCCCTGGCCATGTATGTCTTTACTGATAATGCATCAGAAGGAGAGTATATCCAATCTCAAATCAACTCAGGTGGCCTGATATTCAATGATAGTCTTGTTCACGTTGGCTGCGTGCAGGCGCCTTTTGGTGGTGTCGGCCAATCCGGCTATGGGTCTTATCACGGCGAAGATTCCTTCTTGGCTTTTTCACACAGGCAGACTTTCATGAAGCAGCCCCATTTCATCGAACGACCAATGGCGATCAGATATGCCCCCTACACTAGTCGAAAACAAAAGGCTGTCCAGGGTAGTCTAGCTGCTCCATCTTTTCCTCGAACAGGAAAGGTTGACCGCTCCCTGTTGGAGCGGATATTTGGTAAGCTATGGTTCTGGGTGATCGTTTTAGGGCTAGGAGCAGCCAGTTTGAAGTCAGGAATTTTCTTATGA
- a CDS encoding uncharacterized protein (Compare to YALI0E15466g, similar to Saccharomyces cerevisiae TSR2 (YLR435W); ancestral locus Anc_4.314, similar to uniprot|Q06672 Saccharomyces cerevisiae YLR435w) encodes MSDILEIENSNGLKFGDSQVQARFELGVCMALYNWTDLTTAVDNSWGGSDSEEKREWLVGNIVELFEESTVLDALDIQTRLSQVMEDEFDTVVDDDSDFTTAQLLIQIWMECSQGIFSTVENQYNKYEKSKNTKTSVKVDDQTTGGDSEDEEDHAPDLVDGDSEMADLGTKEKQGPVIDDDGFEVVQRKGRR; translated from the coding sequence ATGTCCGACATCCTAGAGATCGAAAATTCCAACGGACTGAAGTTCGGAGATTCACAAGTGCAGGCTCGATTCGAGCTTGGCGTATGCATGGCCTTGTATAACTGGACTGACCTCACCACAGCAGTTGATAACAGCTGGGGAGGATCTGACTCAGAGGAAAAGCGAGAGTGGCTCGTGGGGAACATAGTCGAACTGTTTGAGGAATCAACAGTACTCGACGCGCTCGACATTCAAACTAGACTATCCCAGGTCATGGAAGACGAATTCGATACAGTCGTGGACGACGACAGTGATTTCACAACTGCACAATTGTTGATTCAAATCTGGATGGAATGTTCACAGGGCATATTCTCTACGGTCGAAAACCAGTACAACAAATATGAGAAGAGCAAGAACACAAAGACCAGCGTGAAGGTCGACGACCAGACTACCGGTGGTGATAgcgaagacgaggaggaccaTGCACCGGACCTTGTGGACGGGGATTCTGAGATGGCAGATTTGGGTACAAAAGAGAAACAGGGCCCTGTAATCGATGATGACGGATTCGAAGTTGTCCAGCGAAAAGGACGCCGATAA
- a CDS encoding uncharacterized protein (Compare to YALI0E15488g, similar to uniprot|P17709 Saccharomyces cerevisiae YCL040w GLK1 aldohexose specific glucokinase, similar to Saccharomyces cerevisiae GLK1 (YCL040W) and EMI2 (YDR516C); ancestral locus Anc_1.33) yields the protein MTITLSQKVGEFASEFAIDGSYVQQGVKHFVDQTAQALSANMERAMPMIPSFVTRIPTGKEKGVQLAVDLGGTNFRVSSVHLNGDHTHKTVASKVAVSDDLMTGTQADFFGFLAQQVKDFLTEHHSEHFSQTEPLRMGVTFSFPVNQVALDKGYLLRWTKGYDIKDAVGKDVVELFQIQLDALDLNVKIVALVNDTVGTLLARAYASKSDDGKHKQTLIGAIFGTGTNGAYSERLKRVPKFTAANYPEVFKRYSPEHIANQTMIINTEWGSYDNDIDVLPNTKWDIDLDENTHNKSFHMFEKRISGMFLGELLRLCLLDLKSEGLLLQSTKLEGNPVWKGFGMDTSVLSFIEAATAAQIETGKGDYEKIIKAMGLAAKDITPEQVAALKPLVTAIGRRSAYLSAIPLAAITLHTHALEKFDVVDIGVDGSVFQFYPKFADMVKEAMGYVEGISVDRIDIGHAEDGSGVGAALAAYPDDS from the coding sequence ATGACAATCACTCTGAGTCAGAAGGTTGGCGAGTTCGCCTCCGAGTTCGCCATCGATGGCAGCTATGTTCAGCAAGGCGTCAAACACTTCGTCGATCAGACAGCACAGGCCCTCTCAGCAAACATGGAAAGAGCAATGCCCATGATTCCCTCGTTTGTCACCCGAATTCCCACAGGGAAGGAAAAGGGTGTCCAGTTGGCAGTTGACCTGGGAGGCACTAACTTCCGGGTCTCATCCGTGCACCTGAATGGTGACCACACCCACAAAACGGTGGCATCAAAAGTTGCTGTCAGCGATGACCTCATGACTGGCACTCAAGCTGACTTCTTTGGATTTTTGGCCCAGCAAGTGAAAGATTTCTTAACAGAACACCACTCAGAACATTTCAGCCAGACTGAGCCTTTGCGAATGGGAGTGACCTTCTCGTTCCCCGTCAATCAGGTAGCTTTAGACAAGGGCTATCTTTTGAGATGGACCAAGGGTTATGATATCAAGGATGCTGTTGGAAAAGACGTCGTGGAGCTATTTCAGATCCAGCTCGATGCTCTTGACCTGAATGTGAAGATTGTGGCTCTGGTCAACGACACCGTGGGCACACTATTGGCGCGAGCTTACGCCTCTAAATCCGACGATGGTAAGCATAAGCAGACCTTGATCGGCGCAATCTTTGGCACCGGAACCAATGGTGCTTACTCAGAAAGACTTAAGCGGGTCCCCAAGTTTACCGCTGCGAATTACCCTGAAGTTTTCAAGCGCTACTCACCAGAGCACATCGCGAACCAAACTATGATTATCAATACCGAGTGGGGATCTTACGATAATGACATTGACGTCCTCCCAAACACCAAATGGGATATTGACTTGGACGAAAACACTCACAACAAGTCTTTTCACATGTTTGAAAAGCGGATTTCTGGAATGTTCCTGGGTGAGCTGTTGCGGCTCTGTCTTTTGGATTTGAAGAGTGAGGGCCTACTTCTTCAATCCACAAAGTTGGAAGGAAACCCTGTTTGGAAGGGATTTGGAATGGACACTTCGGTCTTGTCATTCATTGAAGCAGCCACTGCGGCACAGATCGAGACAGGAAAGGGCGACTATGAGAAAATCATCAAGGCCATGGGTCTGGCCGCCAAGGACATCACTCCTGAACAAGTTGCTGCCCTGAAACCCCTGGTTACGGCTATTGGTAGACGATCTGCGTATCTATCTGCCATTCCTTTAGCTGCCATTACTCTTCATACTCACGCTTTGGAGAAATTCGACGTTGTTGACATTGGAGTTGACGGTTCTGTCTTCCAGTTTTACCCCAAATTTGCTGATATGGTGAAAGAAGCGATGGGCTATGTCGAGGGTATTTCTGTTGACCGTATCGACATCGGCCACGCAGAAGATGGCTCAGGGGTGGGAGCTGCCTTGGCTGCTTACCCGGACGACTCATAG
- a CDS encoding uncharacterized protein (Truncated form of YALI0E15510g, weakly similar to uniprot|Q04116 Saccharomyces cerevisiae YDR451c Homeodomain protein, similar to Saccharomyces cerevisiae YHP1 (YDR451C) and YOX1 (YML027W); ancestral locus Anc_5.567), whose translation MTPASTPPLYEYTSTAAPPHASALSQPSPIHTVPTPVPVYHAAPLHTHHHIPPPPPPHHVPHHMMAPHPAYHHVAPPHTHLAPAPSTHYYAAPATTTYPAVPQAVPQTPKPKRRRATSYQVARLNEVFEQTFFPSSEQRLDLAKELNMTPRVVQIWFQNKRQGWKSEHKRPVPRN comes from the coding sequence ATGACCCCTGcctccactcctcctctgtATGAGTACACCTCGACTGCCGCTCCTCCACACGCCAGTGCGCTCTCGCAACCCTCTCCCATTCATACTGTGCCTACTCCAGTGCCAGTATACCATGCTGCTCCTCTCCACACACATCACCATatccctcctccacctcccccTCACCATGTCCCCCACCATATGATGGCTCCTCACCCTGCCTACCACCATGTGGCTCCTCCTCACACCCATTTGGCACCAGCGCCCAGCACCCACTACTACGCTGCCCCGGCTACAACTACATACCCGGCCGTTCCTCAGGCTGTTCCTCAGacccccaagcccaagcgACGCAGAGCAACCTCTTACCAAGTTGCTCGGCTCAACGAAGTCTTTGAGCAGACATTCTTTCCTTCTTCCGAGCAGAGACTTGACttggccaaggagctcaacatGACCCCTCGAGTGGTCCAGATATGGTTTCAGAACAAGCGACAGGGCTGGAAGTCTGAGCACAAGCGACCTGTTCCCCGAAATTAA
- a CDS encoding uncharacterized protein (Truncated form of YALI0E15532g, no similarity) → MHDKSTLFWPPEHSNIMRQLIRGFATATSTQTVKAPTGKPRRVGRSLFSKKNATGRGSTAHANSHHEIIDEPLSHPRIDKEIRSCGSVQADAFFANVAGHNLTAEDMWSPKKYTKWIMPPDNSGNQDPGTYWPDVVTDPTQLKGIHQHTVGNGIKKASYSHSIVDFTSFYLSPWTVQGVFRKTRPSIVIQWHSFLPLNGHKVNEFNNMGYAAPGMPTSTGMPLKDQRNPCPLTSGVYRSITAKIYRRIFLEEFHKTPGACDGVYVFRVRKVPESESYIRSGMAEMIKYVAGDWRNKKSLFKPDPMDTINKALQSYRIIEPLTPELAEVRRFDPTLMKPNNDGKQKTEEKLSPKRINSNDKARKLARGDPSMPVR, encoded by the coding sequence ATGCATGACAAGAGCACACTTTTTTGGCCACCTGAGCACTCCAATATCATGAGACAGCTGATCCGGGGGTTTGCAACCGCCACGTCAACGCAGACAGTGAAAGCTCCAACAGGAAAGCCTCGGCGAGTAGGTAGATCTCTTTTCAGCAAGAAAAATGCCACGGGCCGGGGGTCTACAGCACATGCCAACAGCCACCATGAGATTATCGACGAGCCCCTAAGTCACCCAAGAATCGACAAAGAAATCAGATCGTGTGGATCGGTCCAGGCTGACGCATTCTTCGCCAATGTCGCGGGCCATAACCTCACCGCAGAAGACATGTGGAGCCCGAAGAAGTACACAAAGTGGATAATGCCCCCAGACAACAGTGGAAACCAGGACCCGGGGACATATTGGCCGGACGTGGTCACAGATCCCACTCAGCTCAAAGGAATTCATCAGCATACGGTTGGAAACGGCATCAAAAAAGCTAGTTACTCCCATAGCATAGTCGATTTTACATCGTTCTACTTGTCGCCATGGACGGTACAGGGTGTGTTCAGAAAGACGAGACCGTCAATTGTCATACAGTGGCATTCGTTCCTACCCCTAAATGGTCACAAGGTCAACGAATTCAACAACATGGGGTATGCGGCTCCAGGAATGCCAACATCTACAGGGATGCCCTTGAAAGATCAGAGAAACCCCTGTCCATTAACGTCAGGTGTCTACCGAAGTATCACGGCCAAGATATACAGAAGAATTTTCTTGGAAGAGTTCCACAAAACCCCAGGTGCGTGCGATGGAGTCTACGTATTCCGTGTTCGCAAGGTACCTGAATCCGAGTCGTACATTAGAAGCGGCATGGCAGAAATGATCAAATACGTCGCTGGCGATTGGAGGAACAAAAAGAGTCTTTTCAAACCAGATCCCATGGATACAATCAATAAGGCGCTCCAATCCTACAGAATTATCGAACCGCTCACCCCGGAGTTGGCCGAAGTCCGTCGATTTGACCCAACACTCATGAAGCCAAACAACGACGGGAAACAGAAAACGGAAGAGAAGCTGTCGCCAAAACGCATCAACTCGAACGACAAGGCGAGAAAGCTCGCTCGGGGAGACCCTTCCATGCCGGTCAGATAA